The sequence below is a genomic window from Salicibibacter cibarius.
AACCTGTATTCCAACGCGGTGGCCGCTTCAAAAAAAGCGGAAATTCTTAAACTTAAAACGGGTCGGGTTAGTTTGAGTATTTTGCCTTTTTCGCACGCGTTTGGATACACGATGATGAACGTCGCGTTTATGCTCGGGGATAAAAATGTCCTGTTGCCATACTTTGAACCTGTGAAAGTGCTGGAAGCCATTGAGAAATACAAAGTCACCCATTCAGCAATGGTGCCCGCCATGTTTCATGCTTTATACAATCACCCGGATGCGGACAAATACGATACGTCCACATTTTTTGCCTGTATTTCCGGTTCGGCAGCACTTCCCAAGCCGATCGCGGAAGGATTTCAAAAGAAATTCGGCTGTCTCGTTTTAGAAGGATATGGATTATCGGAAGCGGCGCCAATCGTGACGGCTACCGATCCAAGGCAGAAAATCAAACCGGGCTCCGTCGGGCAGCCACTACCGGATATTGAAGTTGCGGTCGTGGATGAAAATGATCGGCGGTTGCCTGCCAATGAAGTCGGGGAGTTGATTGTTTCCGGTCCCAATGTATTGAAGGGGTACCATGGAAAACCGGAAGAAACCGAAAAAATCCTGAAAGATGGTTGGTTATACACAGGGGATATGGCGAGGATCGATGAGGAAAATTATGTTTTCATCGTCGATCGCAAAAAGGATGTCATTATTCGCGGAGGCTTTAATATCTACCCGAAGGATTTGGAAGAGTTGTTATTGAGCCATTCCGAGGTGTCTGAGGTAGGTGTGATCGGTATCCCCTCAGAAAAAATGGGTGAAGAAGTTGGTGCCTATGTTGTGAAAAAACGAAAATCCGACATAAAAGAAGAAGAGCTGATCGCTTTTTGCCAAGAACATTTGGCAAAGTACAAAACACCCCGATTTTTGAAAATCGTCAGTTATCTTCCGAAAAATATGATCGGAAAGACAGATAAAAAGAAACTTCGCGAA
It includes:
- a CDS encoding long-chain-fatty-acid--CoA ligase — its product is MNLSKIWRDNINDYGEYSILIYEGEAYTNVRLDEASSQLAHALREMGVEKGDQVVVTMPNCPEVVVAFGGVIKNGSAVVPVMPLLQAQELRYILDDCTPKVVLTTNTLYSKVQEASKDLASPPQVYTLEEPEHENALQAAMKKAPTTAPDIDIHEDDDAALLYTAGTTGAPKGVTLSHKNLYSNAVAASKKAEILKLKTGRVSLSILPFSHAFGYTMMNVAFMLGDKNVLLPYFEPVKVLEAIEKYKVTHSAMVPAMFHALYNHPDADKYDTSTFFACISGSAALPKPIAEGFQKKFGCLVLEGYGLSEAAPIVTATDPRQKIKPGSVGQPLPDIEVAVVDENDRRLPANEVGELIVSGPNVLKGYHGKPEETEKILKDGWLYTGDMARIDEENYVFIVDRKKDVIIRGGFNIYPKDLEELLLSHSEVSEVGVIGIPSEKMGEEVGAYVVKKRKSDIKEEELIAFCQEHLAKYKTPRFLKIVSYLPKNMIGKTDKKKLREWAKEFHATSK